In Nostoc sp. UHCC 0926, a single genomic region encodes these proteins:
- a CDS encoding WD40 repeat domain-containing protein, producing the protein MAAVALPVITWEGFYIHQAHAAIEVTPNSQTTNSFANAQLLYTLRGHKGTVKSLAFSPDSRILVSGGAENEGVIRLWNPANGKKLADINKAHQTAVESLVISPDGQTLASCSDDNTINLWNLRNLKFSRSFVGHTSNVLSLAVSPDSKVLISGALDGIRLWDLLQQRPLGTLVGFDNLIYTLAISPDGQTLASGDNKGVIKLWNLSTGKLISEFVAHSNAVSAVIFTPDGETLVSASRDRTVKLWNINTGELVRTLIGHNNWVNAIAINPDGQTLASAGKDGIKLWNLTTGELLNTLSGHTDWVSAIAFSPNGKILASGGFDQQIKIWGTPQKRN; encoded by the coding sequence ATGGCAGCTGTTGCCCTTCCAGTGATTACCTGGGAAGGGTTTTACATTCATCAAGCTCATGCTGCTATTGAAGTAACACCAAATTCCCAAACTACCAATAGCTTTGCCAATGCCCAACTACTTTACACACTCAGAGGACATAAAGGAACTGTTAAATCCCTGGCTTTCAGCCCAGATAGCAGAATTCTTGTAAGTGGAGGTGCAGAAAATGAGGGTGTAATTCGCCTGTGGAATCCAGCAAACGGCAAAAAGTTGGCGGATATTAACAAAGCACACCAAACAGCCGTAGAATCTTTAGTGATTTCGCCAGATGGGCAAACCCTCGCTAGCTGTAGTGATGACAATACGATTAACCTCTGGAACCTAAGAAATTTAAAATTTAGTCGTTCTTTTGTTGGACATACCAGTAACGTATTATCTTTAGCGGTGTCTCCTGATAGTAAAGTTCTAATCAGTGGAGCTTTGGATGGGATTCGTCTATGGGATTTGCTACAGCAGCGCCCTCTAGGGACTCTAGTAGGCTTTGATAATTTGATTTATACCCTAGCCATTAGTCCTGATGGGCAGACCTTGGCTAGTGGTGACAATAAGGGTGTAATCAAGCTGTGGAATTTGAGTACTGGTAAATTAATCAGTGAATTTGTAGCTCATTCTAATGCTGTTAGCGCTGTTATCTTTACACCAGATGGAGAAACATTAGTTAGTGCAAGCCGCGATCGCACAGTCAAACTGTGGAATATTAATACTGGAGAATTAGTCCGCACCCTTATAGGACATAATAACTGGGTGAATGCGATCGCCATTAACCCCGATGGACAAACCCTTGCTAGTGCCGGCAAAGATGGGATTAAATTATGGAATTTAACTACAGGTGAGTTACTAAATACACTGAGTGGACATACAGACTGGGTGAGTGCGATCGCTTTTAGTCCAAATGGTAAAATTCTTGCCAGTGGTGGATTTGATCAACAAATCAAGATTTGGGGAACTCCACAAAAACGTAATTAA
- a CDS encoding Uma2 family endonuclease has protein sequence MLVSKHNEIVSVPEIHSLEDFIANPPDGMEWVDEQLIEKTGMTLKHSEIEVNLSFYWRSYINTNQLGGKVYTEVPCRTSKQGRRPDVAYLTPELVTQYGDIPTLPQSFPLIAEIVSPTDLAEELFLKAQEYLQSGCKEIWLVFPDSRLVIVITDNQVSGFKASDVVSTQKVLLGFSVAVDELLG, from the coding sequence ATGTTAGTTTCCAAACACAATGAGATTGTATCCGTTCCCGAAATCCACTCTTTAGAAGACTTCATCGCAAATCCTCCAGACGGGATGGAGTGGGTGGATGAGCAACTGATAGAAAAAACAGGGATGACATTAAAACATAGTGAAATTGAAGTTAATCTAAGCTTTTACTGGAGAAGTTACATCAACACCAATCAACTAGGTGGGAAAGTTTACACTGAAGTGCCTTGTCGCACATCTAAACAGGGTCGGCGTCCTGATGTGGCTTATCTGACGCCTGAATTGGTAACTCAGTATGGTGATATTCCCACTTTGCCACAGAGTTTTCCACTAATTGCTGAGATAGTTTCACCCACCGATTTAGCTGAAGAATTATTTCTCAAAGCGCAGGAGTATTTGCAGTCTGGTTGCAAAGAAATTTGGCTAGTATTTCCTGACAGTCGGTTAGTTATTGTAATAACTGATAATCAAGTTTCGGGGTTTAAAGCTAGTGATGTGGTTAGCACTCAAAAAGTATTATTGGGTTTTAGTGTAGCTGTAGACGAATTGTTGGGTTGA
- the dusB gene encoding tRNA dihydrouridine synthase DusB yields the protein MISLSPILQARLSQPLKIGSFEVKSRVLQSPLSGVTDMVFRRLVRRYAPDSMMYTEMVNATGLHYVKQLPKIMEVDPNERPISVQLFDCRPDFLAEAAIKAVAEGADTVDINMGCPVNKITKNGGGSSLLRQPEVAEAIVREVVKAVDVPVTVKTRIGWNDNEITILDFAKRMEDAGAKMITVHGRTRAQGYNGNARWEWITRVKEVLSIPVIGNGDIFSVEAAVRCLEQTGADGVMCSRGTLGYPFLVGEIDHFLKTGEILPPPTPIGRLECARDHLQALWEYKGDRGVRQARKHMTWYAKGFVGAAELRGQLSVVEKVDQGLAMIDQAIEKLANGYELEEEAQGSLVML from the coding sequence ATGATTTCTCTGTCTCCCATTCTTCAAGCTAGGCTCTCCCAACCCTTAAAAATTGGCTCATTTGAGGTAAAAAGTCGGGTTCTCCAGTCGCCTCTATCTGGGGTTACAGATATGGTGTTTCGCCGTCTCGTGCGTCGCTATGCCCCAGATTCGATGATGTATACCGAAATGGTGAATGCTACGGGGTTGCATTATGTCAAGCAGTTACCCAAAATCATGGAGGTAGACCCTAACGAACGCCCAATTAGCGTTCAACTATTTGATTGCCGTCCAGATTTTCTGGCAGAAGCAGCAATCAAGGCAGTTGCCGAAGGTGCTGATACTGTTGATATTAATATGGGTTGTCCGGTAAATAAAATCACTAAAAATGGTGGTGGTTCTTCGTTGTTGCGGCAACCAGAAGTAGCAGAAGCAATTGTGCGGGAAGTGGTAAAAGCTGTTGATGTCCCTGTGACAGTAAAAACCCGTATTGGCTGGAATGACAACGAAATTACTATTCTCGACTTTGCCAAGCGGATGGAAGATGCAGGGGCAAAAATGATCACAGTACACGGACGCACCCGCGCCCAAGGATACAATGGCAATGCCCGTTGGGAATGGATTACCCGTGTAAAAGAAGTGCTTTCTATCCCAGTGATTGGGAATGGAGATATTTTCTCCGTTGAAGCAGCAGTGAGATGTTTAGAGCAAACTGGCGCTGATGGTGTGATGTGTTCCCGTGGAACTTTGGGTTATCCGTTTTTGGTGGGAGAAATTGATCACTTCCTGAAAACTGGGGAGATATTACCGCCACCAACCCCAATTGGGCGTTTGGAATGTGCAAGAGATCATTTACAAGCCTTATGGGAATATAAAGGCGATCGCGGTGTGCGTCAAGCCCGTAAGCACATGACTTGGTATGCTAAAGGTTTTGTTGGTGCTGCTGAACTCCGAGGACAGTTAAGTGTAGTTGAAAAAGTAGATCAAGGTTTGGCAATGATTGACCAAGCAATAGAAAAACTGGCTAATGGTTATGAATTAGAGGAAGAAGCACAAGGTAGTTTAGTAATGCTTTAA
- a CDS encoding Ig-like domain-containing protein, with protein sequence MTKSKAFIEPLDRIAIGLMLLLSVLIGLIILQGDVVTARVRDFTWQNQQIGAEDNSFTLTFSRPMEIKSVEDNLKIEPPLAGKFSWAGRRMVYTLVTPAPYGTNYKVQLQGAKDKFAEEEGKNRVIQPFVGSFRTRDRVILYIGTNQEEQGRLVLYNLTQEQKRILTPKDLIVMDFESFPDGEKILFSARAAKNEDLLSAQLYTVTTGVSGKSGQQAEPGAKVDLVLDSKDYQNLKFDLSPDGQTIVIQRGNKTNPGDFGLWFMPATSDGSGEKPTPKRLKSQPGGDFMITPDSKAVAVAQGQGAAILPLQGDASKPLDFLPQFGLVQAFSKDGSQAAMVKFNTDYTRDLFLVTNQGVQKQLLKTTGSILICQFDIASPTLYCLLTQLVSKEQYIEQPYVVAIDLKTGQQKPLLVLPPDQRNVQMSLSADGLGLLFDQVVPQPNSTTSLPTNTLKTDDGDVIATSSLWLMPLLPIADAATVEIRPEQLPLAGFHPRWLP encoded by the coding sequence ATGACTAAATCTAAAGCATTTATCGAACCACTGGATCGGATAGCGATCGGACTGATGCTACTGTTGAGTGTGCTGATTGGGTTAATAATATTGCAAGGTGACGTGGTGACTGCTCGTGTCCGGGATTTTACCTGGCAAAATCAACAAATTGGGGCAGAAGATAACTCCTTCACCCTCACCTTTAGCCGCCCAATGGAAATAAAAAGCGTAGAGGATAACTTGAAAATCGAGCCACCCCTAGCAGGTAAATTCAGTTGGGCTGGGCGGCGGATGGTTTATACACTCGTGACACCAGCCCCCTACGGCACGAATTATAAAGTGCAGTTACAGGGAGCGAAAGATAAGTTTGCAGAGGAAGAAGGCAAAAATCGGGTGATCCAGCCCTTTGTTGGTAGCTTCCGCACACGCGATCGCGTCATCCTTTACATAGGAACCAATCAAGAAGAACAGGGACGATTAGTTCTTTACAACTTAACCCAAGAGCAAAAAAGGATACTTACCCCCAAAGACTTGATAGTAATGGACTTTGAGTCGTTTCCAGATGGGGAGAAAATTTTATTTTCGGCTCGTGCCGCCAAGAACGAAGACTTACTCTCAGCTCAACTGTACACAGTGACAACAGGCGTTTCTGGTAAATCTGGACAACAAGCAGAGCCAGGAGCCAAAGTTGACCTAGTTTTAGATAGTAAAGATTATCAAAACCTGAAATTTGACTTATCACCTGATGGGCAAACTATTGTCATCCAGCGGGGAAACAAAACTAATCCCGGCGACTTTGGACTATGGTTTATGCCAGCAACCAGCGATGGTTCAGGAGAAAAACCCACCCCTAAACGTCTGAAAAGCCAACCGGGGGGAGACTTTATGATCACCCCAGATAGTAAAGCTGTAGCAGTTGCCCAAGGACAGGGAGCAGCAATTCTACCACTGCAAGGTGATGCCAGTAAACCCCTAGATTTTCTGCCGCAGTTTGGTTTGGTACAGGCTTTCTCCAAAGATGGCTCTCAAGCAGCGATGGTAAAGTTTAATACAGATTACACACGAGATTTGTTTTTAGTGACAAACCAAGGTGTGCAGAAACAACTATTAAAAACAACAGGCTCAATTCTCATCTGCCAATTTGACATCGCCTCACCCACCCTCTATTGCTTGCTGACACAGTTAGTATCCAAGGAACAATACATAGAACAGCCTTATGTGGTGGCAATTGATCTGAAAACCGGGCAACAGAAACCACTGCTAGTACTGCCTCCCGATCAACGGAATGTGCAAATGAGTTTATCTGCCGACGGTTTGGGCTTGTTATTTGACCAAGTAGTACCGCAGCCAAACTCAACAACATCATTACCCACAAACACTTTGAAAACTGATGATGGAGATGTTATTGCTACCAGTAGCCTGTGGTTAATGCCTCTGTTACCCATCGCTGATGCTGCGACTGTGGAAATTAGGCCAGAACAACTCCCCTTAGCTGGATTTCATCCCCGATGGCTACCTTGA
- a CDS encoding TIGR03943 family putative permease subunit: protein MASKNPKSKISNLLLPWLDALAITAWGILMLRYWLTNKLNLLIHPNYIWFVVVTGISLIIIGFFKMQELWLRRRPDVMPNTQHISLFPPGWGSSVLLIAAILGFIFTPQVFASDKALQRGVTADLLGTTRVKPQAFRATVRPEERSLVDWVRTVNVYPEPDTYTGQKVKVQGFVIHPPDIGKEYLFLARFVLTCCAADAYPVGLPVKLPNNQEPYSPDTWLEVEGQMVTENLAGKRQLTIAATSLKKIPQPQNPYSY, encoded by the coding sequence ATGGCTAGCAAAAATCCCAAATCTAAAATCTCAAATCTGTTACTCCCTTGGCTGGATGCCCTAGCAATTACAGCTTGGGGTATTTTGATGTTGAGATATTGGCTAACTAACAAGCTGAACCTATTGATTCATCCAAATTACATTTGGTTTGTGGTTGTAACTGGTATCAGCTTGATCATTATTGGTTTTTTCAAGATGCAGGAACTTTGGCTGCGGCGTCGCCCTGATGTTATGCCAAACACCCAGCATATTAGTTTATTTCCCCCTGGTTGGGGGAGTTCTGTGTTATTGATTGCAGCGATTTTGGGTTTCATCTTTACACCACAAGTTTTTGCTAGTGACAAAGCACTCCAAAGAGGTGTGACGGCTGATTTATTGGGAACTACACGCGTCAAACCCCAAGCCTTTCGGGCTACTGTTCGTCCAGAGGAGCGATCGCTTGTAGATTGGGTACGCACTGTCAATGTCTATCCAGAGCCAGACACATATACAGGACAAAAAGTCAAGGTGCAGGGATTTGTCATCCATCCGCCAGATATAGGAAAAGAATATTTGTTCTTAGCCCGATTTGTCTTAACTTGCTGTGCAGCAGATGCTTACCCTGTGGGATTACCCGTCAAACTTCCAAACAATCAAGAACCTTACTCCCCTGACACCTGGCTGGAAGTAGAAGGACAAATGGTGACAGAAAATCTGGCAGGTAAACGCCAACTTACCATTGCCGCTACCTCTCTCAAAAAGATTCCTCAACCACAGAATCCTTATAGTTATTAG
- a CDS encoding permease, with product MNQLNNGFTIFLSLLVEAMPFLLLGVLFSSLLLFFVDERKLVEKMPKNPLLGALVGSMIGFLFPVCECGNVPVARRFLIQGVPTPVAIGFLLAAPTINPVVIWATWTAFRDQPEIVVLRVVFSLAIATIIGFVFSFQKDLNPIVQPAIARYMKFNPPAQPETKRRGKRYQVQQQEAIPNILQSGTYILGGKAGVPLRIDPNFVEATTPISNVNKPLADKLRLVVDNSIQEFRELGGVMILGSAIAAAIQVLAPRELILSLGAGPISSIVVMLILAVVVSICSTVDSFFALSFASTFSSGSLLAFLVFGPMIDIKGIGLMLSIFKPKTVFYLFALAAQLTFVFTLFMNLHVL from the coding sequence ATGAATCAACTGAACAATGGTTTTACGATATTTCTAAGTCTGCTAGTCGAAGCGATGCCTTTTTTGCTTCTTGGGGTTTTATTCTCCAGTTTGCTGCTGTTTTTTGTTGATGAGCGCAAATTAGTAGAAAAAATGCCCAAAAATCCGCTGTTGGGTGCTTTAGTTGGCAGCATGATCGGCTTTTTATTTCCAGTGTGTGAATGCGGGAATGTACCGGTAGCGCGGCGGTTCCTAATTCAGGGAGTACCCACACCAGTGGCAATTGGTTTTTTGCTAGCAGCACCAACAATTAACCCAGTTGTAATTTGGGCAACTTGGACAGCATTTCGAGATCAGCCAGAAATAGTCGTTTTACGAGTCGTATTTTCCCTAGCAATTGCCACAATTATCGGTTTTGTTTTCAGTTTTCAAAAGGACTTAAATCCCATAGTCCAACCTGCGATCGCTCGGTATATGAAGTTTAATCCACCCGCACAACCTGAAACCAAACGCCGTGGGAAACGTTACCAAGTACAACAGCAAGAAGCGATACCAAATATCTTGCAATCCGGGACTTATATCTTAGGAGGAAAAGCAGGTGTACCTCTGCGGATAGATCCTAATTTTGTAGAAGCGACTACCCCAATTTCTAATGTCAATAAACCCCTTGCAGATAAACTGCGTCTAGTGGTAGATAATAGCATCCAAGAATTCCGGGAATTGGGCGGAGTGATGATTTTAGGAAGTGCGATCGCTGCTGCTATTCAAGTGCTAGCCCCACGGGAATTAATTCTCAGTTTGGGTGCTGGGCCTATTAGCTCGATTGTGGTCATGCTGATATTAGCAGTAGTGGTGTCAATTTGTTCTACAGTCGATTCTTTCTTTGCCCTATCTTTTGCCTCAACCTTTAGCAGTGGTTCTTTATTAGCATTTCTGGTGTTTGGCCCAATGATTGACATCAAAGGCATTGGTTTGATGTTATCCATTTTTAAACCCAAAACTGTCTTTTACTTATTTGCTTTAGCGGCACAATTGACATTTGTATTTACTCTTTTCATGAACTTGCATGTTCTTTAA
- the ald gene encoding alanine dehydrogenase: protein MEIGVPKENKDQEFRVGLSPSSVRVLRENGHSIFVETQAGNGAGFSDNDYRSAGADIVPTSETAWNRELVVKVKEPLTSEYKFLQKGQILFTYLHLAADRKLTEHLIDCGTCAIAYETVEQPGANRLPLLTPMSVIAGRLAVQFGARFLERQQGGRGVLLGGVPGVKPGKVVILGGGVVGTEAAKIAVGVGASVQILDVSVERLSYLETLFGSRVELLYSNSAHIEAAVIEADLLIGAVLVLGRRAPILVSRELVKQMRPGSVIVDVAVDQGGCIETLHPTSHTNPVYIEEGVVHYGVPNMPGAVPWTATQALNNSTLPYVVQLANLGILALEVNPALAKGVNVQDHRLVHPAVQEVFPDLVN from the coding sequence ATGGAAATCGGCGTTCCCAAGGAAAATAAGGATCAAGAGTTTCGGGTAGGGTTAAGTCCTTCTAGTGTGCGGGTGCTGCGAGAAAATGGTCATAGCATCTTCGTCGAGACGCAAGCAGGTAATGGTGCTGGATTCTCAGATAACGACTACAGAAGTGCTGGAGCCGACATTGTCCCCACATCAGAAACGGCTTGGAATCGGGAATTAGTTGTTAAAGTCAAAGAGCCGCTGACATCTGAGTATAAATTTTTGCAGAAAGGGCAGATATTATTTACTTATTTACATTTAGCAGCCGATCGCAAATTGACAGAGCATTTAATTGATTGTGGCACTTGTGCGATCGCCTATGAAACTGTAGAACAACCTGGTGCTAACAGACTTCCTTTGCTCACCCCCATGAGCGTTATTGCCGGTCGGCTAGCAGTACAATTTGGGGCCAGATTCCTAGAACGTCAGCAAGGTGGTAGAGGAGTGCTTTTGGGCGGTGTACCTGGAGTCAAACCAGGTAAAGTAGTAATTCTCGGTGGCGGCGTTGTCGGCACAGAAGCAGCTAAAATTGCTGTAGGCGTGGGTGCTAGCGTCCAGATTTTAGATGTAAGTGTCGAGCGCTTATCTTACCTAGAAACCCTCTTTGGCTCTAGAGTCGAATTGCTTTACAGCAACTCTGCTCATATTGAAGCCGCAGTCATTGAAGCCGACTTGCTCATCGGTGCAGTTTTAGTCTTAGGACGTAGAGCACCAATATTAGTATCCCGTGAATTGGTCAAACAAATGCGTCCTGGTTCTGTAATAGTTGATGTAGCCGTTGACCAAGGCGGTTGCATAGAAACTTTACACCCCACATCTCACACAAATCCGGTATACATTGAAGAGGGTGTGGTGCATTATGGCGTTCCCAATATGCCAGGAGCAGTACCTTGGACAGCAACTCAGGCACTCAACAACAGTACATTACCTTATGTTGTCCAGTTGGCGAATTTGGGAATTTTGGCACTGGAAGTTAACCCAGCATTAGCTAAGGGTGTGAATGTGCAGGATCATCGCTTAGTGCATCCGGCTGTGCAAGAGGTATTCCCTGATTTGGTAAATTAA
- a CDS encoding chlorophyll a/b-binding protein, producing the protein MTQTQPTITPKLVEPKFGFNEYAERLNGRAAMIGFALMLVIEYVTNQGVLSWLGLK; encoded by the coding sequence ATGACACAAACACAACCAACGATTACACCTAAACTAGTGGAGCCGAAGTTTGGCTTTAACGAATATGCTGAACGCTTGAATGGTCGAGCCGCAATGATTGGCTTCGCTTTGATGCTGGTGATTGAATATGTCACCAATCAAGGGGTGCTATCATGGCTGGGTCTGAAGTAG